The following coding sequences are from one Passer domesticus isolate bPasDom1 chromosome 11, bPasDom1.hap1, whole genome shotgun sequence window:
- the IRS1 gene encoding insulin receptor substrate 1 gives MASPTDNNEGFFSDVRKVGYLRKPKSMHKRFFVLRAASESGPARLEYYENEKKWRHKSGAPKRSIPLESCFNINKRADSKNKHLVALYTKDKHFAIAADSEPEQESWYQALLQLHNRAKGHHHLHHHHHHHHSDVTFGGSSTGLGEAGEDSYGEVAPGPAFKEVWQVILKPKGLGQTKNLIGIYRLCLTNKTISFVKLNSDAAAVVLQLLNIRRCGHSENFFFIEVGRSAVTGPGEFWMQVDDSVVAQNMHETILEAMRAMSEEFRPRSKSQSSSNCSNPISVPLRRHHVNNPPPSQVGLSRRSRTESVTATSPAGGGGTGGKPSSFRVRASSDGEGTMSRPASVDGSPVSPSANRTHSHRHRGNSRLHPPLNHSRSIPMPSSRCSPSATSPVSLSSSSTSGHGSTSDCLFPRRSSASVSGSPSDGGFISSDEYGSSPCDFRSSFRSVTPDSLGHTPPARGDEDLNYICMGGKATSSCCSLAAPNGHFIPRTCHPQQQPRYPSTPCCPRGGSEEVADLEKAFRKRTHSAGTSPTISHQKTPSQSSVASIEEYMEMLPSYPCGSSRLPSYRHSAFVPTHSYPEECLEMHHMDSGHHRTNSAPHTDDGYMPMSPGVAPVPSGGGPPKGGDYMPMSPKSVSAPQQIINPGRGGRHPPATVDSNGYMMMSPSGSYSPDSSSAGYGKIWTNGAGHHPKLSVESNEGKLPCGGSDYINMSPASGSTTSTPPDCYFGAAGQPGAEEAATVAHHKPIYSYFSLPRSFKHVHRQGGSRPAGTAEEGSPQPRIALGSSRLLYAAEDSSSSTSSDSLGGGGGPEGGPPPQAQPPRKVDTAVQTKSRLARPTRLSLGGPKASTLPRAREQPPVLLPPEPKSPGEYVNIEFIAGEKPPFPSAALSMALPPPGSEAAEEYMNMEPGPPRAPCPPGFATARAARLGRDYVAMQRGGAAAGGGSCSDYADSPSPGSPARLISYAEVRGGRAGPEKPPPAAATAASPELPRPPAELSAAPPRSSSLLGGLGAGSAFTRVSLSPGRNQSAKVIRADPQGGRRRHSSETFSSTPSAARGAAGGLGAPFPCGGAGGAEEVKRHSSASFENVWLRPGAGEAAARRDPGVAPALENGLNYIDLDLVRDCGHRRHHHPHASAEAKQPLPPKPPGQQRGSGHCGEDLSAYASISFQKREEM, from the coding sequence ATGGCCAGCCCCACGGATAATAACGAGGGCTTCTTCTCAGATGTCAGAAAGGTGGGTTACTTACGCAAACCCAAGAGCATGCATAAACGATTTTTcgtgctgagggcagccagtgAGTCTGGACCCGCCCGGCTGGAGTATTACGAGAATGAGAAGAAATGGAGACACAAGTCAGGGGCCCCCAAGCGCTCCATCCCACTAGAAAGCTGCTTCAACATCAACAAACGGGCTGACTCCAAGAACAAGCACCTGGTGGCCCTCTACACCAAGGACAAGCACTTTGCCATTGCAGCTGACAGTGAACCTGAGCAGGAGAGCTGGTACCAAGCGCTGCTGCAGTTGCACAACAGGGCCAAGGGCCACCATCACCTCCAtcaccatcaccaccaccaccacagcgATGTCACttttggaggcagcagcacggggctgggggaagcaggtGAGGACAGCTATGGTGAGGTAGCCCCTGGTCCAGCTTTTAAGGAAGTTTGGCAAGTAATTCTGAAGCCTAAGGGCCTAGGCCAGACAAAGAACCTGATTGGCATCTACCGCCTGTGCCTGACTAACAAGACCATCAGCTTTGTGAAGCTGAATTCAGATGCggctgctgtggtgctgcagctgctcaatATCCGCCGCTGTGGTCACTCTGAGAACTTCTTCTTCATTGAGGTGGGACGCTCAGCTGTCACTGGACCTGGTGAGTTCTGGATGCAAGTGGATGACTCAGTGGTGGCACAGAACATGCATGAAACTATCCTGGAGGCCATGCGAGCCATGAGCGAGGAATTCCGGCCCCGTAGCAAGAGCCAGTCCTCCTCAAACTGTTCCAACCCGATCTCCGTGCCCCTTCGCAGGCACCATGTCAACAACCCTCCACCGAGCCAAGTGGGGCTCAGTCGGCGGTCCAGGACTGAGAGTGTCACGGCCACTTCTCCTGCTGGTGGTGGAGGTACAGGTGGCAAGCCCAGCTCTTTCCGGGTTCGAGCATCGAGTGATGGGGAAGGCACAATGTCAAGACCTGCCTCTGTGGATGGTAGCCCAGTCAGTCCCAGTGCTAACCGGACTCACTCACACAGACACCGTGGCAACTCCAGGCTCCATCCTCCACTCAACCACAGCCGGTCCATCCCAATGCCTTCCTCGCGCTGCTCTCCTTCAGCCACCAGTCCAGTCAGCCTGTCATCCAGCAGCACTAGTGGCCACGGCTCCACCTCAGACTGCCTGTTCCCTCGAAGATCTAGTGCTTCAGTTTCTGGCTCTCCTAGTGATGgtggatttatttcttctgatgAGTATGGTTCAAGCCCGTGTGACTTTCGCAGCTCTTTTCGCAGCGTAACCCCTGATTCATTGGGACACACCCCCCCTGCCCGGGGTGATGAAGACCTCAACTACATCTGCATGGGAGGGAAGGCCACCTCTtcttgctgcagcctggcagcgCCCAATGGCCATTTCATCCCACGCACCTGCCaccctcagcagcagccccgcTATCCTAGTACCCCCTGCTGTCCTCGAGGTGGTAGTGAGGAGGTTGCCGACTTGGAGAAGGCATTCAGAAAGCGGACTCACTCTGCAGGTACTTCGCCCACCATCTCCCATCAGAAAACACCCTCACAGTCTTCAGTGGCCTCCATTGAGGAGTACATGGAGATGCTGCCTTCTTACCCCTGCGGCAGCAGCAGGCTGCCCTCCTACCGCCACTCAGCCTTTGTACCCACTCACTCCTACCCGGAGGAGTGCCTGGAGATGCACCACATGGACAGTGGCCATCATCGGACCAACTCTGCCCCGCACACGGATGATGGCTACATGCCCATGTCACCTGGTGTAGCCCCTGTGCCCAGTGGTGGGGGGCCCCCCAAGGGTGGGGACTATATGCCCATGAGCCCTAAGAGTGTGTCGGCCCCACAGCAGATCATCAACCCTGGCAGGGGTGGCCGCCACCCTCCAGCCACAGTGGACTCCAATGGCTACATGATGATGTCCCCCAGTGGCAGCTATTCCCCCGACAGCAGCTCTGCGGGCTACGGCAAGATCTGGACAAATGGTGCCGGCCACCACCCAAAACTCTCAGTGGAGAGCAACGAAGGGAAGCTCCCGTGCGGCGGCAGCGACTACATCAACATGTCCCCAGCCAGCGGCTCCACCACCAGCACTCCGCCCGACTGCTACTtcggggctgcggggcagccGGGGGCCGAGGAGGCGGCCACCGTAGCGCACCACAAACCCATCTACTCCTACTTCTCGCTGCCGCGCTCCTTCAAGCACGTGCACCGGCAGGGCGGCAGCAGGCCGGCGGGGACAGCCGAGGAGGGCAGCCCTCAGCCCCGCATCGCGCTCGGCTCCAGCCGCCTCCTTTACGCGGCCGAGGACTCGTCGTCCTCCACCAGCAGCGACAGCctgggcggcggcggcggccccgagGGCGGCCCCCCGCCCCAAGCGCAGCCCCCGCGCAAGGTGGACACGGCCGTGCAGACCAAGAGCCGCCTGGCGCGCCCCACGCGGCTGTCGCTGGGTGGCCCTAAGGCCAGCACCCTGCCGCGGGCCCGGGAGCAGCCCCCCGTGCTGCTGCCCCCGGAGCCCAAGAGCCCCGGCGAGTACGTGAACATCGAGTTCATCGCCGGCGAGAAGCCGCCCTTCCCCTCGGCTGCCCTGAGCATGGCCCTGCCGCCGCCGGGCAGCGAGGCCGCCGAGGAGTACATGAACATGGAGCCGGGCCCGCCGCGGGCCCCCTGCCCGCCCGGCTTCGCCACCGCGCGGGCGGCCCGGCTCGGCCGGGACTACGTGGCGATGCAGCGGGGGGGCGCCGCGGCCGGCGGGGGCTCCTGCTCGGACTACGCGGACAGCCCGTCCCCCGGCTCGCCCGCCCGCCTGATCAGCTACGCCGAGGTGCGGGGGGGCCGCGCCGGCCCCGAAAAGCCCCCGCCGGCGGCCGCCACCGCTGCGTCCCCGGAGCTGCCGCGGCCGCCGGCCGAGCTGTCGGCGGCGCCGCCGcgctcctcctccctgctggggGGCCTGGGCGCGGGCAGCGCCTTCACCCGCGTCAGCCTCAGCCCCGGCCGCAACCAGAGCGCCAAGGTGATCCGCGCCGACCCGCAGGGCGGCCGGCGGCGGCACAGCTCCGAGACCTTCTCGTCCACGCCGAGCGCGGCCCGCGGAGCGGCGGGCGGGCTCGGGGCACCCTTCCCCtgcggcggcgcggggggcgcCGAGGAGGTGAAGCGGCACAGCTCGGCCTCCTTCGAGAACGTGTGGCTGCGGCCCGGCGCGGGGGAGGCGGCCGCCCGCCGGGACCCGGGGGTCGCGCCCGCCCTGGAGAACGGGCTCAACTACATCGACCTGGACTTGGTGAGGGACTGCGGCCACCGCCGCCACCACCACCCACACGCCTCCGCCGAGGCGAAGCAGCCGCTGCCGCCGAAGCCCCCGGGCCAGCAGCGCGGGAGTGGCCACTGTGGCGAGGATCTGAGCGCGTACGCCAGCATCAGCTTCCAGAAGCGGGAGGAGATGTAG